The DNA region CAGGCACACCGGGCACTAGCTAGCTCTTACTGCGTGTGCCTCGTGCGCCTGACATGGATGAACGCGACTGGGGGAGCCCAGACAGCACGCAGCACAGGACGACTTAGAAGCCTAAAAGCCATCACCCTGCCTCCCCAGAGCCTGGCAGCACAGAGTTTAGGGGCACACAGATGGCAGCTGACTGGAAGTGCTCAGTGTCTGGGGTGGCCTCTCGATCCTGATTCTGCATTCTTTGGTGCAGGGGAGGCCAGTCCTTTCTGTGACGAAGGTGACATAGAATGCTCACTATCTAGTGTCATGTAAGGCTTTGTTTAGAGCTATCATGTTGATTTTCTTAAGTTGCCCTTGCTGGCTTCAGTAAGTGCTTACTTGGCATTACCACTGCTTTACCAGTCCATGTGGCCGAGTGTGAACCCCAGCACAGTTGCTTTTTTCCAGTGTTACCTAAATGTTGACTATAGGTGCGTAAATGTGGTCTGCTCTGTGCTGGCGGCCCATCAGCTTCTGATTCCTGCCTCCAGTACGACGCTGCCCGGGCAGGCTTTGGCGCCAAAGCGTGTCTACTCATggatttagtcagtcagtcattatccaacccgctatgtccaacatagggtcacaggggtctactggagccaatcccagccaacacagggtgcaaggcaggaataaatccccaggcagggcgccagcccaccgcagggcacacacccacacaccaggcacacactagggacaatttaggatcgccaatgcatctaacctgcatgtctttggactgtgggaggaaacccacgcagacacggggagaacatgcaaactccacgcagggaggacccgggaagtgaacccagacgggtctccttacgGATTTAGTCCGCCTTGCAATTGCATATTAACGAGGGTGATTTGAGTTTCCCTTACACTCCCATTCCGCAGTGCCTGTTAACATGCGGACGCACCAATGGAGGGGTGACCCTCATCACCGGCTGTGGACCCGCTGAGCTCTCCCACCGGCCGTCCGTCCGTCTCGGGAATGTCGCGTGTCTGCTCCAGTCCGGCCACAAGCCACTTACAGCTTTGTGAATGGCTTGGTGTTGACCACACCCCCGGTGGCAAAGCGAGGCACGCCATTGGCTGCGTGTCCGAGTGGGCGGGACGACGCCCAAGCCTTTCGCTCGAGCCCCGAAACGCGTTCGGCCGCAGTGGCGGAGCGGAGTTCCAGTGAGGCAGCTGTTGGCGGCTCTGCAGGAAATCTCTGCAGCCCGCCGGGGCTCCGGGGGGAAATCCTGGCTGCGCACGCCGGCATGGACAGTCCGGTGAGCCGCTGCAAGATCGTGGTGGTGGGGGACGCGCAGTGCGGGAAGACCGCCTTGTTGCACGTATTTGCGAAGGAGTGCTACCCGCAGGTACAGCCGGCACTTGGTGCGGATCCGCAGTGACGGAGGGGGAGAGGGGCAAAGTGAGGGGGCAAACGTGGCCGAGAAGGGGATGAGGAGACGATAACGAGCGGCCCGTAGAGGGATGGAGAGATGGAAGGGTGGAGAGGAAGATCCGATGGGCGCAATGGAAGTAAATGAGAAAGGGACAGCAGATGGAAGGATGGACCGAACGAGAGGGTAAAGAAAAGAAGGTGAACGAGGCAGTGACAGATGGAGAGACAGGGAGACAAGTTCTGGTAAGATGAACAAAATGAGGGGGCAAGGACAGGTGGGGATGCACGAGCTGAAGGATAGCGCGGGGCAGAGAACTGTGAAGACACCTGAAGggtggagagacagagagacgatAGGATGGACAGAACGGGAGTAAGAGAGGGAGAAATGATGGCGATGTGAGATGGATGGAGAGGTACAGCTGTGAAGAGAGAAACTCCAGCTGGGTGGAGGCAAAAATGGGGAACAGTCGGAGAGATGGGCATAGACGGGGGGCGTCTGTGGCAGAGGAGTGGCGGTGGTCCTCGCCGTTTCTTGCTCCAGACCCTCTTTTGACTGCCGTGTGCTGCTTTCTTTGCAGAGCTACGTGCCCACCGTGTTCGAGAACTACACCGCGAGTTTCGAAATTGAGAAGCAGCGAATTGAACTTAACATGTGGGACACCTCAGGTAAACCTCCTGGCTGGGGCATCTTGCCACATGGGTACGGGTGGAACCCCCACATGACTGGGCTTGGCAGATTTCCTTCCTTGACAGTGCCCGGTGTCCGATGCCTAGTGTCTCACCCCCGCTTGCTTCTCTTCCAGGGTCAGCGTATTATGACAACGTGCGGCCCCTCGCCTACCCGGACTCGGATGCCGTCCTCATCTGTTTCGATATCAGCCGCCCCGAGACCCTGGACAGCATTCTCAAGAAGGTCAGTGTGCGCTGCAGGCGACCCCCATGATGGTCACTCTCATAGTACTGGGACAGAGGAGGACTGTGTGATCAGAGCTGGCACAGGGTCACATGCGTGGTACTGAGCTCAGTATGCCCCTGCGCTCTCCTTGCCAATTAGTATGCCAACTGCTGCCTTGTGAGGCTGTGCCAGCTGCCAGCTCCATGAAAGCCTAACTTGTCCAGGAGCAGCCAGTCAAAGGCGCCCAGTGTTCCTAGATGCCCATGCCAGCGGACACAGCACAGTCCCCAGACAAGTTTAATCACTTTTGTCTGGCAAGCTGCCCTTCCACTGGTCCCCATCAGCTTGTCCTCTTTTTGTTCCAGTGGCAGAGCGAGACCCAGGAGTTTTGTCCCAGTGCCAAGGTGGTGGTAGTGGGCTGCAAGCTGGACATGAGGACAGATCTGAGCACATTGCGCGAGCTGTCCAAGCAGAGGCTCATCCCCATCACACACGAGCAGGTTTGTGCCAGCCAGGCCCGCagcttatatatagtgcctttcatgagtGACGTGACGGGCGTGGCACCATTTCCACAAGGGAGTTTACCCGCTCTCCTCTTTGCATTGCAGGGCAGCGCACTGGCACGGCAGATCGGGGCTGCTGCCTACGCAGAGTGCTCGTCCAAAGTGTCGGAGAACAGCGTGAGGGACGTCTTCCACCTCACAACACTGGCATCTGTGAACAAGGCTCATAAGAGCCTGAAAAGAAGTCACTCAAAGCGGGTGCCAAAGCGGCCGCCACAAACAGCCGGACATGTGGACTTGCTGGAGGCTGGAGAGATGAGGAAGGAGCGGGCGCGGAGCTGCTTGCTGATGTGACTGGCATGGCTTCTCCTTATTCCTTCCTTGGTGGTTTCGTGTCCTGAAGCAGGTAGGGGGCTAGCAGTTGGTTGGCAGTGGAGAGGCAGAGACTAATGGCTTTTATCCTAAACTTGGTGGCCAAGCCTCAGGACCCCCTGCTTTGCATCACTACATAAGTGCATCTGCCAGCTGGAACGAGAGTTtctcaacaaaataaagcacttcCTCCTTACTGGTGTCCCGTCTATTTAGTGGGGGGCAATGTGCCAACAGTGCAGGTGGGCGAACTACAGGGTGGTGTGTCCTCAAGGCCTGTCTTTTGTAACAGAAATCCCCAGTTTGCTCAAGCAGTGTCCCCCGACAGCCACTGAGGCAGGTCTCGCTTAAGCGGAAAGGGCTTGGGCATTGGCAGCTTTAGGGTTGCTGGCCCAATGGTTAATTCCTCTTCTGGGTGGCAAGCCAGTGGTGGGCACTAGAGACTGGACAGCCCCCGGACTCACCTCTTATTCTCCCAACATGTGTGAGAGGGTCTCCTGGGTGGAATTAGACACATGCATGCAGTTCAGTGTACCAGAGCCACCACTGGGGCTGCTGCCCACTTTGCCATGCTTGTATCACCACTTCACATTTCTCACTTCCGTTAAGTGTTAGCCTTAAGGCTAGAAATGCACCTTCATGTCCTGAAAGCCCAAGCcaaagaaagactgcaaagtCACTAAATGGACTCAGATGTTGGCACAGGAAGAGGTTTTTAATGTAAAATGGCATCCTGACCTGTAGAATCCTGCATTGTTAGAGCCATCTGGTCAGCTAAGGTCACCTGAAACCAGTAATGATTGTGtgtgtccactagatggcagcaagggCCGAGTAGCTGACTTAAGTCCTACTGTACTGTAGAGTCCAAGTGAGCCGCCACAtcgggcgggggggggggggtggggggggggcggggggggggatGGGAAGGAGGGTCTCACCTccgtgaggaggaggaggaagaggagctcTGCTACAGGACATAGTCAGACAGCTGCTGGCAGGAGAAGCAGGACACACTGTCCAGAATCCACTCCCACGACACAACCTGCACTTTGAATTTCCTCTTGAGAgctgaacagaaataaaaatgtaaaagggaGAGACGGAGCCACTTTTAGAATGACAGGCGGTTGTTTGTGACACTCACATCTGACAGCAAGCTTTACTACCTCTGCTTACCTTGAATATCTTCTGCCCCATCGCCCTGGAGGTCCAGCTGCACAACCACCACTGGCGTCAGCCCCTGCAttatgaagaagaagagggggggaaaaaaaaaagtccccaaTTTAAGAAGCACAAAGCACCAGACAATGGAGTGGAAGACCACCAAAGCGAGGCCCACAGCAAGCCCATTAGCCGCTCTGCTCTTACTTACAGAATGGCGGGACAGCAGGGAGGGGACAGAAGCCACTTTAGCTCCACACAGCTCAGCCATTAGCTCCAGTTGGCCTAAAACGAACCAAAGAAACCCGTGAATGGCAACATCTCTACAGCACCTTCTTACTGCATATGAGCTGGAACTTTCCATTTTCTACCTGTAGTCATGTCAGAAAATTGGCCAAAGCAGGACACCTCATAAGCACGGAGTGGCAGCTGAAAGGGAAACAAGACCCAATAAACGATTCCTACAGGAGGATAGGACCACCTGCACCAGCTCTGGAGATGTGGACATTACAGACAAGTAGACCTGAGCAGGTCCTGCACACTTGGCATCGCCTCCCACCGGAGCTTACCGCACCATCTGCCAGGGTCCGTGCTCTCCTTGGGCCACCATGATCCCGTCCATTGACAACGTCTCCCTTAACCTCAAACTCGGACTGCAAAACAGAGGAGTCGTATCTGAGTCCACTCTGGTCTGCTTGGCCAGTGCCGTTTACAGTTTATTTACTCAGATATGCTGGACATTGTTATTCATTTCTATGGCACATCTTCCTACAGAAGTAGAGCTCCACGTACTTTACTAAAGACCAAATTACAGCACAGCAGATAGAGAAAGGCTTCTAAAGGCTTGACTCGTTATACTTAAGATGGTGTGGGTGGTCCAAGTGGACCCCTCACCGTCTGCAGCCACTGCACCGATGTCATTAAAGACCAGTGGGATGGAGGAGGACCACATAACGTCCACACCGAATGGGCTGTAAGTGGGGGGCTTCTGCTGATGTAGTAAATCAGACCCTCATGTAACCTTACTTTGCCTCGTTAGGGTTAGGGGATGCGACTACACTTAATGAGGACCGACTGAAGGAGGAGATAAAAAGAAGAAGTGATCTCATCAGCAAGAACAGGAATGGAACCCACTGACAGGTAGGTGCGAGAACCAGTTCTTCATCCAGACATCAAGAGATGCACCAGGATGCAATTCGGAGAGCCAAACCCGTTATGTGGCCTCCTGTCCCTCTAAGGATTTACTTAAGTGCCGTCCTCTGCATGTAAACGACTCACCTCCTGGAGACGCCTGCCCCTTCGGAAACTCTCCTCAATCCCTGAAACACACAAACCACATTTTGCCACGTGTCATGAAGAAGCCCGCTTTCTCCTCAGCCCCAGTCGTCCCCCCCACTACTCACACTGGAAGCTGACCACCCACTTCCTCCCAGCAATGCCCAAGAAGTACTTTAAGGTTCTCTGACAAACGAGTTCCGCGTCTGTAAAGAGGATCAATAAGTAAGCAGAACACAGGGAAGCAGCATACCGGCTGGCATCGCACAGATCTGAGCATCTCACCGGTTTGGATGACGACATGTGTTGTTTGTGGGGTTACTTCAGGTGCCAAGGTGCCCCGAGCCTTCCTCGTAAACTTGTGTACCATCAACTGCAATTGGAGAGAAGAAAACATCTTAGAGCCTAGCAAGTACCTTAGGATAACAAACGTCAGCCCAACAGCCTGCTTCGTGGTGTGCTGTGGCAGCAAGCCCAAGAGGGGCACCGGATGACAGCCATGCACTCCAGAACCAGCTCaccatttcatttctgttcaaACCCGAAGTCACAATCTCCAGTCTAGCCTTGGCAACAGAAGGGGCAGGAATGCCTGGGACAGCAGCACAGGGGTCTCCACCTTCTTCCACGGCTTGCGGCAAGTTTCTCTTCGGGTCAGCTCCTTTTAAATAAAGGATCAAGTCAGTAATGAATGGCATGGTCAGGCATGGGTCACTTCAGTCCTGGCACTTAAGTCAAACCTTTTTCTCCAGACGGACAGCCCTCGGCGTCCTGTGTGCTCTGTTCTTTGAGTGCCGCTTCCAGGACTGCCATCTCTAGCTCGATTTGTAGCAAATCTTGTTGCATTTTGACTTTTTGCTAAATACAAATCACAAGCAGAAGTGGACGGTTATGACCTCAATAAGATGTCTGTAATGCACCGGGCTGCTCCTCAATGACTGCACTTGGGCAGAAGGTGGTCTGCAGCTCCAGATGAGTGGCATCAACCACAGCATGCATTTCCACAAGCCTGATGCCTGGGCAGTCTTCTGAAGTGATcacccccttgcccccccccccaaggtgTTATTATTGACATGACCAAGACGTCATCACATTTATAATCGTATCACATGACGTGAGGAGCAGAGGACTTGGATAAGAACCCCTACTAGAGAGTGAGACCTTCCCATCACAACACCCAGGGCAGCTCTGCATTGAAACACAGACCTGGAAGATGAGCACATCGATCAGTATACGGTAGGTCTGAAGCCATATTGGTTATGGCCAGGGACTCCTCGAATGATTTCTTCATTAAGGAACCTCCTTCCACAGTGCAAGTCCACAATAAGGTGCCCGACAGTGGCTCTCTTTCTGGATGATGTTGCTCTTCCTAAATAAAATTTATGCACAGATGCTCCTCCAGCTGGGGGCACAGACAACATTGTTATCATCTCAAGTATGTGGAAATCCCACAGGATGAacactgggattttttttttctttggcactTGAACCTGGGGCCGTAATTTAGAGGTTGGCACAATCAATTTCTCATCCTTTACTTGGTAAACTTCTACTCCATTGTTCCAATCAGAGACAGGGCCATGTATCGCAGTGGTAGAGTGCTATAGTGGttcaggctttggacttcaaatcccactgctgacaccgtgtgaccataagaaagtcacatgacctgcctgggctccaatcggaaaatcaaaagaaatggaaccaactgCATCATAAACGTTgaaagtcgccttggataaaggcgtcagccaaatgaGTAAACGTTAAATGATGATGGCAGAAACAAAGCACTGGTACTGACATCTACACATGTCACATCAGGCATTAATTTGGAGCCATTATAAAAACATCTGCTTCAGTAAACATGTGTTTAGTTATCAGTATTAGAAAGACAAATTGAGCGAGAGTTTGTTAAAAGCCATGAACTTCCCATTCGGTCGTTTACCTGGGTATTGAGGGGCTCCTCTCCAGAGCAGTCATCCACCAGTGCGCTGCCCTTCTTGTCACAGCTGTGACATTTCAGAGGCTTGCCGTCTGCAAAAACAAACCATCATGACTTGCTGTACTTTGCACAAACCTTGCCACCATGACCGTGGCGCACAGACCTACCTGCACACTCCAGTTCTTTCTCAGCACAGTCATTCTTTATGTCATTTTGGGACACACCTCGAGGGACGAGATGTTGTTGATGCTTGAGAAGAGGTGGGGTAGAAAAGAGGTCCTGACTTGAAGAGCAGCAGCCATTCTTGCAAGATTCTTGCATCTCTCCTCCTTCAGGGTGGTGGGGCACAGAGTCTGACCTTTTACCCGTAGGTGTCAGCatttcttgatttctttttccaaacAGGTCATTGAGTGAAGGGAGCACCTCATCTTCACTACAGCCAGAATCGGAGGACTGTAGCCTTTGCACGGCCCTCTTTCGGTGACCCACACTTGGGGACTGATGTTGGAGCAACCCATCTGGGGTCAAAGAAGTACAGAGCTCGCCCTCTGGCCGGGACTCTGCACTACTCTCACATTTCTCAGGGAAGTGGGCAGCCCCTGGCCAGGACGTTTCCTCTCTGGTCACATGAGGCAGCTTTTCTACAAAATCGAGGGTAGCAGTCCCACTAGCCTGGACTTTTCGAGTCATTGGGTTTTCGTCACATTCTGGTTCCCGAGCTGGACGTGGCTCCAGGTGAAAAGACTTGCGTTTAGTGGATTTAAATTCTTTCAACAGCAGCTCTGTGTCTAATTCACTGTCCACAAGGTCTCGCTCTCTCTCCTCATTAGATGCCTGCTGGGATTCTGACCGATTAGGAATTACCTGCTCCAACCCCAGCATTCCTAGTGTCTTCTCAGGATTTGGCACATCTATGGCTGCCCCCTGAATATGATAGCCAGGATGTTCATTCAAGCCTTCACTTGCAACTGTCTGCGGTGAACTGCTGGGGTAGTAGCTAATGTGCCCATCACTCGTGCCACTGTCAACATCACCGCCTTGGGAAGTCTGCCTGCTAATCAGTGCCAAAGGTGGAACAACTTTGCTGGATCTGCTGATAATTTTGtactttttgctctttttttttctggctcCTCTGACAGTCTTCACCTCACTCTTCagagtgtctctcatcttcctcagTGAACTTGCCAGAGCTTCCTTTCTTGCATCAGTTTTCTTAGTGGAGACGCCTTCCCCACAAACATTATCTTCACCCTCTCTTGTCTGAATGCTTGTATTCAAGATGGAAGTTTTTTCGGAATCATCCAGATATTCCAAGCTATTCACTTGATCACATGTTTGTGCTTCCTCCTCATTGAAAGCTGAGCAAGACTCAGCAGAGCTCTTTGTGTCTGGGAGCGACGTCCTGCTTAAACGAGTATtctgccttttctctcttctaTAAACTCTCCCAAAAACTTCATCCTCTAGAAGATGCCTGGGGTCCTGAGCTCCTGGTTTCTGGCTAGCTTCACAGTCATTCCCCTTTTCTGTATTGTCGTCCTCTGTCCTGGAGACTGCAGGACTCTCGGTGGCATTCAGGAGCCACTCAGAAACTCTCTCGATGCTCTTCCTCACCCGTACCTCGGCATCAGCAGTGGATTCAAGTGGCTCTGCTTTTCTGTCAGTTGTTGGACTAAATGTTCTCCTATCAGTTACTTGAAGATCTTCTCTATCAGAATTGCCTGCCACGTCATGTACTCCACTTGCAGAATATGGGCTTTCAGACTGCTTCAGGGTGCAAACGTAATCCTGATCTGTATCTGCCCATGTAGTTGGTAATGAATCCGCTTCAGCACAC from Erpetoichthys calabaricus chromosome 14, fErpCal1.3, whole genome shotgun sequence includes:
- the rnd2 gene encoding rho-related GTP-binding protein RhoN isoform X1, whose amino-acid sequence is MRKGQQMEGWTEREGKEKKVNEAVTDGETGRQVLSYVPTVFENYTASFEIEKQRIELNMWDTSGSAYYDNVRPLAYPDSDAVLICFDISRPETLDSILKKWQSETQEFCPSAKVVVVGCKLDMRTDLSTLRELSKQRLIPITHEQGSALARQIGAAAYAECSSKVSENSVRDVFHLTTLASVNKAHKSLKRSHSKRVPKRPPQTAGHVDLLEAGEMRKERARSCLLM
- the rnd2 gene encoding rho-related GTP-binding protein RhoN isoform X3 gives rise to the protein MDSPVSRCKIVVVGDAQCGKTALLHVFAKECYPQSYVPTVFENYTASFEIEKQRIELNMWDTSGSAYYDNVRPLAYPDSDAVLICFDISRPETLDSILKKWQSETQEFCPSAKVVVVGCKLDMRTDLSTLRELSKQRLIPITHEQGSALARQIGAAAYAECSSKVSENSVRDVFHLTTLASVNKAHKSLKRSHSKRVPKRPPQTAGHVDLLEAGEMRKERARSCLLM
- the LOC114664794 gene encoding uncharacterized protein LOC114664794 isoform X1, encoding MQTSSCKIDDVKLLLVKIHQNLQCPICLDLMKEPVATRCDHQFCRFCMLKLLSRAKGGPAQCPLCKNQVTKRSLQDSPRFKLLVDGLLRTICAYERDTGSDFHIDVRSRQHESSQSSHGKFRKYGPPTRTERSEADGEIPSPTVVTEVVSRKSSIQRKRRILETGGLMYVETDSKVVLFGRKSSNQRLVPGLQHGGVDSAGSARRSERKPQPSEVESSGLQEGRRECAEADSLPTTWADTDQDYVCTLKQSESPYSASGVHDVAGNSDREDLQVTDRRTFSPTTDRKAEPLESTADAEVRVRKSIERVSEWLLNATESPAVSRTEDDNTEKGNDCEASQKPGAQDPRHLLEDEVFGRVYRREKRQNTRLSRTSLPDTKSSAESCSAFNEEEAQTCDQVNSLEYLDDSEKTSILNTSIQTREGEDNVCGEGVSTKKTDARKEALASSLRKMRDTLKSEVKTVRGARKKKSKKYKIISRSSKVVPPLALISRQTSQGGDVDSGTSDGHISYYPSSSPQTVASEGLNEHPGYHIQGAAIDVPNPEKTLGMLGLEQVIPNRSESQQASNEERERDLVDSELDTELLLKEFKSTKRKSFHLEPRPAREPECDENPMTRKVQASGTATLDFVEKLPHVTREETSWPGAAHFPEKCESSAESRPEGELCTSLTPDGLLQHQSPSVGHRKRAVQRLQSSDSGCSEDEVLPSLNDLFGKRNQEMLTPTGKRSDSVPHHPEGGEMQESCKNGCCSSSQDLFSTPPLLKHQQHLVPRGVSQNDIKNDCAEKELECADGKPLKCHSCDKKGSALVDDCSGEEPLNTQQKVKMQQDLLQIELEMAVLEAALKEQSTQDAEGCPSGEKGADPKRNLPQAVEEGGDPCAAVPGIPAPSVAKARLEIVTSGLNRNEMLMVHKFTRKARGTLAPEVTPQTTHVVIQTDAELVCQRTLKYFLGIAGRKWVVSFQWIEESFRRGRRLQESEFEVKGDVVNGRDHGGPRRARTLADGALPLRAYEVSCFGQFSDMTTGQLELMAELCGAKVASVPSLLSRHSGLTPVVVVQLDLQGDGAEDIQALKRKFKVQVVSWEWILDSVSCFSCQQLSDYVL
- the rnd2 gene encoding rho-related GTP-binding protein RhoN isoform X2, which encodes MDSPSYVPTVFENYTASFEIEKQRIELNMWDTSGSAYYDNVRPLAYPDSDAVLICFDISRPETLDSILKKWQSETQEFCPSAKVVVVGCKLDMRTDLSTLRELSKQRLIPITHEQGSALARQIGAAAYAECSSKVSENSVRDVFHLTTLASVNKAHKSLKRSHSKRVPKRPPQTAGHVDLLEAGEMRKERARSCLLM
- the LOC114664794 gene encoding breast cancer type 1 susceptibility protein homolog isoform X2 — its product is MKEPVATRCDHQFCRFCMLKLLSRAKGGPAQCPLCKNQVTKRSLQDSPRFKLLVDGLLRTICAYERDTGSDFHIDVRSRQHESSQSSHGKFRKYGPPTRTERSEADGEIPSPTVVTEVVSRKSSIQRKRRILETGGLMYVETDSKVVLFGRKSSNQRLVPGLQHGGVDSAGSARRSERKPQPSEVESSGLQEGRRECAEADSLPTTWADTDQDYVCTLKQSESPYSASGVHDVAGNSDREDLQVTDRRTFSPTTDRKAEPLESTADAEVRVRKSIERVSEWLLNATESPAVSRTEDDNTEKGNDCEASQKPGAQDPRHLLEDEVFGRVYRREKRQNTRLSRTSLPDTKSSAESCSAFNEEEAQTCDQVNSLEYLDDSEKTSILNTSIQTREGEDNVCGEGVSTKKTDARKEALASSLRKMRDTLKSEVKTVRGARKKKSKKYKIISRSSKVVPPLALISRQTSQGGDVDSGTSDGHISYYPSSSPQTVASEGLNEHPGYHIQGAAIDVPNPEKTLGMLGLEQVIPNRSESQQASNEERERDLVDSELDTELLLKEFKSTKRKSFHLEPRPAREPECDENPMTRKVQASGTATLDFVEKLPHVTREETSWPGAAHFPEKCESSAESRPEGELCTSLTPDGLLQHQSPSVGHRKRAVQRLQSSDSGCSEDEVLPSLNDLFGKRNQEMLTPTGKRSDSVPHHPEGGEMQESCKNGCCSSSQDLFSTPPLLKHQQHLVPRGVSQNDIKNDCAEKELECADGKPLKCHSCDKKGSALVDDCSGEEPLNTQQKVKMQQDLLQIELEMAVLEAALKEQSTQDAEGCPSGEKGADPKRNLPQAVEEGGDPCAAVPGIPAPSVAKARLEIVTSGLNRNEMLMVHKFTRKARGTLAPEVTPQTTHVVIQTDAELVCQRTLKYFLGIAGRKWVVSFQWIEESFRRGRRLQESEFEVKGDVVNGRDHGGPRRARTLADGALPLRAYEVSCFGQFSDMTTGQLELMAELCGAKVASVPSLLSRHSGLTPVVVVQLDLQGDGAEDIQALKRKFKVQVVSWEWILDSVSCFSCQQLSDYVL